The genomic interval GCATCCGCCTCGCCATTTGGTGCGATGGCCAACCCTGTTGGCGGTGTTGTTAGCGGCGGTTCTGCGACGATTGGCAGTAACGGCAATGTGCTGACGGTGAACCAGAGCACGAACCGCGCGGTGATTGACTGGCGCGGGTTCGACATCGCCCCGCAT from bacterium carries:
- a CDS encoding hemagglutination protein translates to MKRVIKTYSAKTIRVTVAAAMLASASPFGAMANPVGGVVSGGSATIGSNGNVLTVNQSTNRAVIDWRGFDIAPH